From a single Haladaptatus caseinilyticus genomic region:
- a CDS encoding ABC transporter ATP-binding protein, with the protein MTSISLNSVGKRFGSLEAVKSVDALIEEGEFISIVGPSGCGKTTTLRVIAGLEEASNGEVLFGDNDVTDDPPEKRNVGMVFQNLALYPHMSVRDNMEFGLRVDGVPDTECGSRVTRVAEMLDIEELLDRSPDELSGGQQQRVAIGRTMVLDPDVFLLDEPLASLDAKLRVEIREELQELHRQVEVTTVYVTHDQEQAMTMSDRIIVMNNGEIQQFATPDEVYNHPNNEFVAHFIGTPSMNFIDCEITKNGDTLSADLGFDSVEINESRINRSLIDGDLVRLGIRPEHVDLCHTNGKGFTADVKFVEPTGKDKIVHLTVSDYDLKAIVEGNENVVGGETRRMTFRSDCIHLFETESGECAY; encoded by the coding sequence ATGACATCAATAAGTCTCAATTCAGTCGGGAAACGGTTCGGAAGTCTAGAGGCCGTAAAAAGCGTTGATGCACTGATTGAAGAAGGAGAGTTCATCAGCATTGTCGGACCCAGTGGGTGTGGGAAAACAACGACGCTCCGTGTCATAGCGGGGTTAGAGGAAGCGTCTAATGGTGAGGTGTTATTTGGCGACAACGATGTGACTGACGACCCACCCGAAAAGCGGAATGTCGGGATGGTCTTTCAGAACTTGGCACTCTACCCACATATGTCGGTCCGGGATAATATGGAATTCGGACTCCGTGTCGATGGTGTGCCGGATACTGAATGTGGAAGTCGGGTGACCAGGGTTGCAGAGATGCTTGATATCGAGGAATTGCTGGATCGGAGTCCAGATGAACTCTCGGGTGGTCAGCAACAACGAGTCGCCATCGGCCGGACGATGGTATTAGACCCTGACGTATTTCTCTTAGATGAGCCGCTGGCGAGCCTTGATGCGAAACTCCGTGTCGAAATTCGTGAAGAGCTGCAGGAATTACATCGTCAAGTCGAGGTGACGACAGTGTACGTCACACACGATCAAGAGCAGGCGATGACGATGAGCGACCGAATTATCGTCATGAACAACGGAGAGATCCAACAGTTCGCGACACCTGACGAAGTATACAATCATCCGAACAACGAATTCGTCGCTCACTTCATCGGCACACCCTCGATGAATTTCATTGACTGTGAAATCACGAAGAATGGGGACACTCTCTCTGCCGATCTCGGCTTCGATTCGGTAGAAATCAACGAAAGCAGAATTAATCGATCGTTGATAGATGGAGATCTAGTTCGGCTCGGAATTCGACCAGAACACGTAGACCTGTGTCATACCAACGGCAAGGGATTCACAGCAGATGTGAAGTTCGTAGAACCGACTGGCAAAGATAAAATCGTCCATCTTACCGTCAGTGACTACGATCTCAAAGCGATCGTTGAGGGTAACGAAAACGTGGTTGGAGGTGAGACTCGACGTATGACCTTCCGGTCAGATTGTATTCATCTCTTTGAGACCGAATCCGGAGAATGCGCATACTAG
- a CDS encoding GIY-YIG nuclease family protein gives MSEKSVRWRHWITETVLQDIQSSDTPDPVPFFDTVDSNLETSEALGKYKWGKNDGDYLYLLYLLDKPAKDATEITPVYIGESNNISTRIGNHSRKIRAALPTSAWKGDGDWGSFSKYDHIALIQERTEQPLYVWIVDVDELEAGPYGYPTYRQELEAKLVGLVHAQSQYERISANREFVPNRILYEIGKVGPNWVTVDSEPVINSHGNEEQCSPLPVESKADRWYQWVEETIIADIQEDGSPDPIPLFAEDELEVQLTEGGVLKRSAAIDEQIRRAGLQCVDSTGVREGGCEGLLYMMYQLDVPVESVDPGNVIPRYIGKAEAYGKKRQLSSNFVEIAKSRNATRSFARWGDGNYWHIGEISMALRGEDDRKAHWAETLFESGTRTLKEQTYLWVHAWNEDEDGPYGVPATLAEVEPLLIGLAYEAYPEQLLNKSGTPDDAPMKTHSQ, from the coding sequence ATGAGTGAGAAGAGCGTCAGATGGCGACACTGGATCACGGAGACGGTACTCCAAGATATTCAATCGAGCGATACACCGGATCCAGTTCCGTTCTTCGATACGGTTGATAGCAACCTCGAAACCAGCGAAGCACTAGGGAAGTACAAATGGGGGAAAAACGATGGTGACTATCTCTATTTGCTCTATCTCCTCGATAAACCAGCGAAGGATGCGACAGAAATTACCCCTGTCTACATCGGTGAGTCCAACAACATCAGTACTCGAATCGGGAATCACTCGCGAAAAATTCGAGCTGCACTGCCGACGTCGGCATGGAAAGGCGATGGCGATTGGGGGAGTTTTTCGAAATACGACCACATCGCGCTGATTCAAGAACGCACAGAGCAACCACTCTACGTCTGGATTGTCGATGTTGACGAGCTCGAAGCAGGTCCGTATGGATATCCAACGTATCGACAGGAGTTGGAAGCGAAACTTGTCGGACTCGTTCACGCACAATCACAGTACGAACGAATTAGTGCAAATCGGGAGTTCGTCCCGAATCGTATCCTCTACGAGATCGGGAAAGTCGGACCAAACTGGGTTACAGTCGATTCAGAACCAGTAATCAACTCACATGGAAACGAAGAACAGTGTTCACCTTTACCAGTGGAGTCGAAAGCCGATCGGTGGTACCAGTGGGTCGAGGAAACGATTATCGCAGACATACAGGAAGATGGGAGTCCGGATCCGATTCCGCTCTTCGCTGAAGATGAGTTGGAAGTGCAGCTGACGGAGGGGGGCGTTTTGAAGCGCTCTGCGGCGATTGACGAGCAGATTCGTCGAGCGGGGTTACAGTGTGTTGATTCGACTGGCGTTCGTGAGGGCGGCTGTGAGGGCCTGCTCTACATGATGTACCAACTCGATGTGCCAGTCGAGAGTGTTGATCCAGGTAATGTGATTCCGCGGTACATTGGCAAAGCAGAGGCGTACGGAAAGAAGCGGCAGTTGAGTTCGAATTTCGTCGAGATCGCGAAGAGTCGGAACGCGACACGGAGTTTTGCGCGGTGGGGTGACGGCAATTATTGGCACATCGGTGAAATCTCGATGGCACTGCGTGGTGAAGACGACCGGAAAGCCCACTGGGCGGAAACGTTGTTCGAGTCTGGGACTCGGACGTTGAAAGAGCAAACGTATCTTTGGGTGCATGCATGGAATGAGGATGAGGATGGTCCGTATGGGGTACCAGCGACGCTTGCTGAAGTTGAGCCGTTGTTGATTGGATTGGCGTATGAGGCGTACCCAGAGCAGTTGTTGAACAAGAGTGGGACACCTGATGATGCGCCTATGAAGACCCACTCACAATGA
- a CDS encoding branched-chain amino acid ABC transporter permease gives MGLQSIRDAISASTATKLLTAVGAAVLCLVAVNPFIEIASESFLFYLMFWVAMTLSVNLVFGYTGYIPFGYFAFYGVGAYGAAIAYIKLGVPMLVAVAFGGICAVILGVIFLPMFRVEGIYFAIATFAAAWALKIGITMTPEELTGGATGLYVADAYDPFMTYYAMFAVLVGVVVTTVWLDYSRLGTMLRAMRDDPTAAAMSGINNAKIRSYAWLLSTFFPGLIGGIDTWQTTVVTPEGGFDVLLSIKPILYAIFGGVGTVLGPILGSVSLYLIDDIVWSVLPMGSYLVTGLILMLVVLVFPRGLIGEFEFREGLLETKASPQFMDFLPNRGEK, from the coding sequence ATGGGGCTGCAGTCAATCCGTGATGCGATTTCGGCATCGACCGCAACCAAACTACTGACGGCAGTCGGTGCCGCTGTACTGTGCTTAGTTGCAGTGAACCCGTTTATAGAAATCGCTAGTGAATCCTTTTTGTTCTATCTAATGTTCTGGGTCGCGATGACCTTGTCAGTGAATTTGGTCTTTGGCTACACTGGCTACATTCCATTTGGGTATTTTGCGTTCTACGGCGTCGGCGCGTATGGCGCGGCAATAGCATACATCAAGTTGGGAGTTCCGATGCTCGTTGCAGTTGCTTTTGGTGGCATCTGTGCGGTAATTCTCGGTGTGATCTTCCTTCCGATGTTCAGAGTGGAGGGTATATATTTCGCGATCGCAACGTTCGCCGCAGCGTGGGCGCTCAAGATCGGGATTACGATGACACCAGAAGAGCTGACTGGTGGTGCAACTGGACTCTACGTTGCTGACGCGTACGACCCGTTCATGACGTATTACGCGATGTTCGCTGTACTAGTGGGCGTTGTAGTGACCACCGTTTGGCTGGATTACTCTCGGTTAGGAACGATGCTTCGTGCGATGCGAGACGATCCGACGGCAGCGGCGATGAGCGGGATCAACAATGCGAAAATTCGGTCGTATGCATGGTTGTTGAGTACGTTCTTCCCTGGACTCATCGGTGGAATCGATACCTGGCAAACAACAGTAGTAACTCCCGAAGGTGGGTTTGACGTCTTGCTCAGCATCAAGCCGATTCTGTATGCGATATTCGGCGGCGTTGGGACGGTTCTCGGACCGATTCTTGGTTCGGTGAGCCTGTATTTAATCGACGATATTGTTTGGAGTGTGTTGCCGATGGGAAGTTACCTCGTCACGGGGTTGATCCTCATGCTCGTCGTGTTAGTGTTCCCACGCGGTCTCATCGGTGAGTTCGAATTTCGAGAAGGATTGCTTGAGACGAAAGCTTCGCCACAGTTCATGGACTTCTTGCCAAATAGAGGTGAGAAATAA
- a CDS encoding ABC transporter ATP-binding protein, with translation MLSIENLTKRFGGLTAVDQVSMTIVGLMGPNGSGKSTFTNCVSGVYAPNSGTVRFNEIDVTGRATYKNARDGLARTFQTPRVFEELTVLENVTVPLLNTDQSDEAIDEKARSMIEAVDLSHVIEQKAKQLSGGQKKLVEFARNMMRDPALVLMDEPFAGVHPEIKETMFERIEALNEHGTEFLVVSHEVDSLYSISDRIVVFDQGKRIASGLPAKIQQNDRVVEAYLGEEVIA, from the coding sequence ATGCTCTCAATCGAAAACCTAACGAAGCGATTCGGCGGACTCACAGCCGTCGATCAGGTGTCGATGACGATCGTCGGCTTGATGGGTCCAAATGGATCTGGAAAGTCGACGTTCACGAATTGTGTCTCCGGTGTGTACGCCCCGAACAGTGGAACTGTTCGTTTCAACGAAATCGACGTTACTGGACGAGCGACCTACAAGAACGCTCGTGATGGCCTTGCACGTACGTTTCAGACTCCACGGGTATTCGAGGAACTCACGGTGCTCGAAAACGTCACTGTCCCACTTCTCAACACCGATCAGAGTGATGAGGCAATCGACGAGAAAGCACGTTCGATGATTGAAGCGGTCGACCTATCCCACGTCATCGAGCAGAAGGCAAAACAGCTGAGCGGGGGGCAGAAAAAACTCGTCGAATTCGCGCGGAACATGATGCGCGATCCAGCACTCGTCCTCATGGATGAACCGTTTGCTGGCGTCCACCCGGAAATCAAGGAGACCATGTTCGAACGCATCGAGGCACTCAACGAGCACGGAACAGAGTTTCTCGTTGTATCCCACGAAGTCGACTCGCTGTATTCTATCAGCGATCGAATCGTCGTCTTCGACCAGGGTAAGCGGATCGCCAGTGGATTACCGGCGAAGATTCAACAGAACGACCGGGTTGTCGAAGCCTACCTCGGCGAGGAGGTGATCGCATGA
- a CDS encoding extracellular solute-binding protein, with protein MTRNNTLQRRQFVKATAGTSTAAMLSLAGCTGGFGSSNGGSSGNSDKTEFWSSPNKQELNFHNNAKKEFLKSHNSKLKVRPVPEGDSSEQVVLSALASNSEPDVFANVFPGFAAQLQENGAAKNLYEIEGAKNFLTDRCGKTILKRYEAPDGGLYQAPWKANPVLFQYNDTVLKKAGYKNSDEYPTTLSGLLEAGKKIVDGGGAKVLWDRAPKPTWYERWFDFLPLYLAASEGKKSMFSQKGDSVKPAFNNKTAKTILQFFQDLYSADLAPTQGSEKPKFPHNEAVINTGGPWVIPYFEGVNKDVSMSHMNPPVPDGVSQNSHTYADPKNTSIFASAKQPNQAWEFVSFEQQSKWDTKFLKKTLQLPLRKDLVSSASGFFDKNPDVKPYAQALETSHPPAYTPDYTKVMNVFGEQCFVPVALGKKPPQKGLDDAENGINQALNG; from the coding sequence ATGACGAGGAACAACACACTGCAGCGTCGACAGTTCGTGAAAGCCACAGCCGGTACGAGCACGGCAGCGATGCTATCCCTCGCTGGTTGCACAGGGGGTTTCGGTAGTTCTAACGGAGGTTCGAGTGGAAACAGTGATAAGACTGAGTTTTGGTCATCTCCAAACAAGCAGGAACTGAATTTTCATAACAATGCAAAGAAGGAGTTCCTCAAATCCCACAATTCGAAGTTAAAAGTGCGTCCAGTTCCTGAAGGGGATAGTTCCGAACAAGTGGTCCTTTCGGCACTTGCCTCGAATTCTGAACCGGACGTCTTCGCAAACGTGTTCCCTGGGTTCGCTGCCCAACTTCAGGAAAACGGCGCCGCAAAGAACCTCTACGAAATTGAGGGTGCGAAGAATTTCCTTACTGATCGGTGTGGCAAAACCATTTTGAAGCGATATGAAGCGCCTGATGGTGGACTCTATCAAGCGCCGTGGAAGGCCAACCCGGTATTGTTCCAATACAACGATACCGTTCTCAAGAAAGCAGGATACAAAAACTCGGACGAGTATCCGACGACGCTGTCTGGACTGCTCGAGGCTGGGAAGAAAATCGTCGACGGTGGTGGTGCGAAGGTACTGTGGGATCGAGCACCGAAACCAACGTGGTACGAGCGATGGTTCGACTTTCTCCCGTTGTACCTAGCCGCCTCAGAGGGGAAGAAATCGATGTTCAGCCAGAAAGGAGACAGTGTCAAACCGGCATTCAATAACAAGACGGCAAAGACGATACTCCAGTTCTTTCAAGATCTCTACAGCGCTGATCTCGCCCCGACACAAGGGAGCGAGAAGCCAAAATTCCCACACAACGAAGCGGTCATTAATACTGGTGGACCGTGGGTTATCCCGTACTTCGAAGGCGTCAACAAGGACGTCTCAATGTCCCACATGAATCCCCCAGTTCCAGATGGAGTATCACAGAACAGTCATACGTACGCAGATCCGAAGAACACCTCGATTTTTGCCTCGGCCAAACAGCCAAACCAAGCTTGGGAGTTCGTCAGTTTCGAGCAGCAGTCGAAGTGGGATACAAAATTCCTGAAAAAGACGCTCCAACTGCCGCTTCGAAAGGACCTCGTCAGTTCCGCAAGCGGCTTCTTCGACAAAAACCCCGATGTCAAACCGTACGCACAAGCACTCGAAACCTCACACCCACCGGCATACACGCCGGATTATACGAAGGTCATGAACGTGTTTGGCGAACAGTGTTTCGTGCCAGTTGCATTAGGAAAGAAACCGCCTCAGAAAGGCCTCGACGA
- a CDS encoding lamin tail domain-containing protein: protein MKQTRRSVLGAIGAVATIGIGATQVIGADMPSIKIDINAEAEYVTLKNTGDSEADLSNYRIDLEYSDQTTQDQPLDDNTVIPAGDSIRIGTGSKTEGNVDQSLGYDKAMLNNEDPDVVALLNTDGDVVAKSNDSSSDETTTEEEDTTDDSTEETTTEEETTTEDDSDDSTSEETTDDTDDSESSDDSSEDSQSNYDSQSDESKDSSSDFSESEDKSSSEESDDDC from the coding sequence ATGAAGCAGACACGACGGAGCGTTCTTGGCGCAATCGGAGCCGTAGCAACAATCGGTATCGGCGCAACCCAGGTCATTGGTGCAGACATGCCATCGATCAAGATCGATATCAACGCCGAAGCGGAATACGTTACGCTCAAAAACACGGGGGATTCCGAAGCAGACCTATCGAACTATCGTATCGACCTCGAATACAGTGATCAAACTACGCAAGACCAACCCCTCGATGACAATACGGTCATCCCTGCTGGTGACTCGATCCGCATCGGCACTGGTTCCAAAACGGAAGGCAATGTTGATCAGAGCCTCGGCTATGACAAAGCAATGCTCAACAACGAGGATCCGGACGTTGTTGCCTTGCTGAATACGGACGGTGATGTCGTCGCAAAGAGCAATGACTCATCGTCCGACGAGACCACCACCGAAGAGGAAGATACCACCGACGACTCGACGGAGGAAACCACGACCGAGGAAGAGACGACTACTGAAGACGACTCGGACGATTCCACGTCGGAGGAAACGACCGACGACACCGACGACAGCGAGTCGAGCGACGACTCCTCAGAAGATTCACAGTCGAACTACGACTCTCAATCTGACGAAAGTAAAGACTCTAGCAGCGATTTTTCTGAATCAGAAGACAAGTCCTCTTCAGAGGAATCTGACGACGACTGCTAA
- a CDS encoding sugar phosphate isomerase/epimerase family protein — MKLACSSYSYHDELEDKMSLEEFFEICSTELEISGVELLDGHLPGDDKETIAYVTDLLSEYDLEIACLSVFYNDFAKGTPEDRREDVELVKTWLDHGDQLGAPVLRAFTGFPGLHDREHDDPQVWTDVATCLQECVDYGETVGTTLAIENHNHDGLIRTADDIFRVRSQVKGELGLVLDLANYIDGKPSIDRTIHLADHVHAAYDNLAEDGSEPNYPYYEESLTALSEQGYSGFVTLEYEGEDDDFEAVPQAIEYLRDCL, encoded by the coding sequence ATGAAGCTCGCCTGCAGTTCGTATTCATACCACGACGAACTCGAAGACAAGATGTCCCTCGAGGAGTTCTTCGAGATTTGTAGTACGGAACTCGAAATTTCAGGAGTCGAATTGCTCGATGGACATCTTCCGGGCGATGATAAAGAGACGATCGCATACGTCACAGATCTCCTTTCGGAGTACGATCTAGAGATTGCATGCTTGTCGGTCTTCTACAACGATTTTGCCAAAGGAACGCCCGAAGATCGGCGTGAAGACGTCGAATTGGTCAAAACGTGGTTGGATCATGGCGATCAGCTTGGCGCACCAGTGCTTCGAGCGTTTACCGGATTCCCAGGTCTCCATGACCGTGAACACGATGATCCACAAGTATGGACGGATGTTGCGACGTGTCTGCAGGAGTGTGTCGACTACGGCGAAACGGTCGGGACAACCCTCGCCATCGAAAATCATAACCACGATGGGCTCATTCGGACCGCAGATGATATCTTTCGTGTTCGGAGCCAGGTAAAAGGTGAGCTCGGTCTCGTTCTGGATTTGGCAAACTACATCGATGGGAAGCCATCGATTGACCGCACGATACACCTCGCAGATCACGTTCATGCGGCCTACGACAATCTCGCAGAGGACGGGTCCGAACCGAACTATCCTTACTACGAAGAATCACTGACAGCACTGTCTGAACAGGGCTATAGTGGCTTCGTGACGCTCGAATACGAGGGCGAAGATGACGACTTCGAGGCAGTTCCACAAGCAATAGAATACCTTCGTGATTGTCTGTAG
- a CDS encoding branched-chain amino acid ABC transporter permease has translation MGLVSALLTGILIGLIYALIASSLNIIFGVMRIVNFAHGNFIILASFMTFWLWKLYSIKPLSSIVIVAPIFFVIGIGLYYLTVPRLLNADDTESMSLLAYFGLSIVMMAAMRIFWGAQSRGIPSPYEGTFPLSVTVGGMRFATGRLIGAGVAVVLLLSLLWFLYNTYYGKAMRAMIQNRDATKFLGINTHRVSALSFGIAMALAGITGCLLTLIFPAFSATAGEHYTLIAFAIIVLGGLGDPIGAMVGGVFFAIVEQVSMVYLPPTASPMVAFLVLLAVIMVKNDGLFTVEDLRAIRGQIRSTGESKS, from the coding sequence ATGGGACTAGTCAGTGCACTTCTGACGGGTATTCTCATTGGACTGATTTATGCACTGATCGCAAGTAGCCTGAATATCATCTTCGGAGTGATGCGAATCGTGAATTTCGCGCACGGGAACTTCATCATCCTTGCTTCGTTTATGACGTTCTGGCTCTGGAAACTCTACAGTATCAAGCCACTCTCCAGCATTGTCATCGTCGCACCGATTTTCTTCGTGATCGGAATTGGGCTCTACTATCTGACCGTGCCGCGGCTGCTAAATGCAGATGATACGGAATCAATGTCATTGTTAGCGTACTTCGGGCTCTCGATTGTGATGATGGCTGCTATGCGTATCTTTTGGGGTGCACAATCACGGGGGATACCATCGCCATACGAGGGTACGTTCCCACTTTCGGTGACCGTTGGTGGAATGCGATTTGCGACAGGTCGGTTGATTGGTGCAGGAGTCGCTGTCGTCTTGCTGCTCTCGTTGCTCTGGTTCTTGTACAATACGTACTACGGAAAGGCAATGCGGGCAATGATACAGAATCGAGATGCAACGAAGTTCTTAGGCATCAACACGCACCGAGTGTCGGCCTTGTCCTTCGGGATTGCGATGGCACTCGCCGGGATTACTGGATGTCTCTTGACGTTGATCTTCCCGGCATTCTCGGCCACTGCTGGTGAACATTATACGCTGATTGCATTCGCGATTATCGTGCTTGGTGGGCTCGGTGATCCAATTGGCGCGATGGTTGGCGGAGTGTTCTTCGCGATAGTTGAGCAGGTCTCGATGGTGTATTTGCCCCCGACAGCCAGCCCGATGGTTGCCTTTCTGGTCTTGTTGGCTGTGATCATGGTGAAGAATGATGGATTGTTCACTGTGGAGGATCTGCGAGCGATTCGAGGGCAGATTCGCTCGACGGGAGAGTCAAAGTCATGA
- a CDS encoding FxLYD domain-containing protein, which yields MTKMNRRAFMQTVGISAAAFGVAGSASACKHKHGKRKERRANKHNLAPHTKIIGDSWRATESFGMKEYAITGEVKWTGRFPAEMFITATFYDKRGTVLSSDGIASLSLAPGEIGGFQIDYLNENAEEVGDYKLATEVFRQ from the coding sequence ATGACCAAAATGAACCGCCGTGCATTCATGCAGACTGTCGGAATCAGTGCCGCTGCATTCGGTGTTGCTGGCAGTGCTAGTGCCTGCAAGCACAAGCATGGCAAGAGGAAAGAGAGGAGAGCAAATAAACACAACTTGGCACCCCACACGAAAATCATCGGCGACTCGTGGCGTGCAACCGAATCGTTCGGGATGAAAGAGTATGCTATCACTGGCGAGGTCAAATGGACAGGGAGATTTCCTGCCGAGATGTTCATTACCGCAACGTTCTACGACAAGCGGGGAACTGTATTATCATCGGACGGAATCGCCTCATTATCGCTTGCACCGGGTGAAATTGGAGGATTCCAAATCGACTATCTTAACGAAAACGCTGAGGAAGTAGGCGACTACAAATTAGCGACGGAAGTGTTCCGACAATAG
- a CDS encoding Gfo/Idh/MocA family protein — MIASETEGLETENLRTAVIGTGAIAQRLHIPAYRKNENVDLVAVCDVEEKKAETVADEFEIDSYYTDYVEMLESGSVDAVSVCLPNHLHKEVVCTALEHDIHVLCEKPISTSLAEADAMINAADTSTARLMIDQTERFNPVYEKTKEVLEKGVIGDVLSVRSRFSHPGPEGWSPRSTWFTDADTSGGGALIDIGVHNADLINHLFGPVSSLSGYSDTLSMDAEVEDTAVAALQFEDGTLGTFETAWRTDPESIEMQIVGEEGVIYVDKVAPSLRVELGNECGAVDIPIPEQSKYCGPIEHFIQSARANSEPTVTGRDGKRALEVVMGIDQSSESGKRVHFPLETEADE, encoded by the coding sequence ATGATTGCCTCTGAAACGGAAGGTCTTGAGACCGAGAATCTGCGAACAGCAGTTATCGGAACCGGAGCAATCGCTCAGCGGCTTCACATACCCGCGTATCGAAAGAACGAAAACGTCGACCTTGTAGCCGTGTGCGACGTCGAGGAGAAGAAAGCCGAAACAGTAGCTGATGAATTCGAGATCGATTCATACTACACAGATTATGTTGAAATGCTCGAATCAGGGAGTGTCGATGCTGTCAGCGTCTGTCTTCCGAATCATCTCCACAAAGAAGTCGTCTGCACTGCACTCGAGCACGATATCCACGTTCTCTGTGAGAAGCCCATTAGCACATCTTTAGCAGAGGCCGATGCGATGATCAACGCGGCGGACACAAGCACAGCACGCCTGATGATCGATCAGACCGAACGTTTCAACCCGGTCTATGAGAAGACCAAAGAGGTACTCGAAAAGGGAGTTATCGGCGACGTGCTATCAGTGCGAAGTCGATTTAGCCATCCTGGCCCGGAAGGATGGTCACCACGGTCGACCTGGTTCACGGATGCGGACACATCTGGTGGTGGGGCGCTCATCGATATTGGCGTCCACAATGCTGACCTCATCAATCACCTGTTTGGACCAGTTTCGTCGCTATCGGGATACAGTGACACCTTATCGATGGATGCGGAGGTCGAAGATACGGCCGTAGCTGCTCTCCAGTTCGAAGACGGTACACTGGGAACCTTCGAGACAGCATGGCGAACGGACCCCGAATCTATCGAGATGCAGATCGTCGGTGAGGAAGGTGTTATCTACGTTGACAAAGTGGCGCCGTCTCTCCGAGTTGAATTGGGTAACGAGTGTGGAGCCGTCGATATCCCGATTCCAGAACAATCCAAGTACTGCGGTCCGATAGAACACTTTATCCAATCGGCCAGGGCTAACAGCGAACCAACTGTAACGGGACGAGATGGAAAGCGCGCACTCGAAGTGGTCATGGGTATCGATCAATCGTCGGAATCCGGAAAACGTGTACACTTCCCACTCGAAACGGAGGCAGACGAATGA
- a CDS encoding ABC transporter ATP-binding protein, with protein MIEVDNIRAGYVPGIDIINGLSATFGSNQISSIIGPNGAGKSTLLKSIYGFVNPHQGKIRYDGTDITQTNPTEMITEMGFAYIPQERSVFPDLTVRENLELGAWTIRKNSQRVEKAIEDVFDEFPALGEKRSERAGTMSGGQQRMLEIGRSLVTDPDVVFIDEPSVGLAPRLAADVYESIEQLRDRGVTILLVDQNVRAAVEYGDSLFVLERGRVEVQGDANEMDDEISELISSWISTEATV; from the coding sequence ATGATCGAGGTCGATAATATACGAGCGGGATATGTTCCAGGGATCGATATCATCAATGGATTGAGTGCTACATTCGGGTCGAATCAAATATCGAGTATCATAGGTCCAAACGGTGCTGGAAAAAGTACACTACTGAAATCCATCTACGGATTCGTCAATCCACATCAGGGGAAAATTCGGTACGATGGCACAGATATCACGCAAACGAATCCAACAGAGATGATCACGGAGATGGGATTCGCCTATATCCCCCAAGAGCGCAGTGTCTTCCCGGACCTCACCGTTCGAGAAAATCTCGAACTCGGTGCCTGGACGATTCGAAAGAACTCACAGCGAGTCGAGAAAGCGATCGAAGATGTCTTCGACGAGTTCCCTGCCCTCGGAGAAAAGAGATCTGAACGGGCGGGAACGATGAGTGGTGGGCAGCAGCGAATGCTCGAAATCGGACGCTCGCTTGTGACTGATCCAGACGTTGTCTTCATTGACGAGCCATCCGTTGGGTTAGCCCCTCGACTTGCAGCGGACGTCTATGAATCGATCGAGCAGCTCCGTGATCGAGGCGTTACCATTCTCCTTGTCGATCAAAACGTGCGTGCTGCAGTCGAGTATGGAGACTCACTGTTCGTCCTCGAACGCGGTCGTGTCGAGGTACAAGGCGATGCAAATGAAATGGACGATGAGATCAGCGAGTTGATTTCGAGTTGGATCTCGACGGAGGCGACGGTCTAA